The Proteus sp. ZN5 genome includes the window ATTGCTTAATTTTCTGACAACTTGAGAGTCTATTTATGTCTGTTATCGGTGTATTTCAACAATTGTGGAATAAAGCACAGTGTGGGTTCTCTTCTCAATTAAATGCGTTAGCGCCTTTTAGTGAGCTCGAACAACAGTTTTTTGCTTTTAGCCCTTTTGCAACAGAGCATTTACGTGTTAATCCTCAATGGTTGACTGATATCAGGCAAAATCCACCAACCAGTGTGGAATGGCAGAGTTATGAGTCTCAATTAACAGAAAAATTAGCCAATGTTGATAATGAAGATGATGTGATGCGGATCTTACGCCAATTTCGTCATCAACAATTAGTACGCATTGCATGGCTACAATATTTTCAATTAGGCGATATTCCTTGTGCGCTAAAACATTTGAGCATATTGGCTGAAACATTAATTTGTGTTGCGAGAGATACGCTTTACCAGCAATGTTGCCAACAATGGGGAACTCCTTGTGATAATGAAGGAAAACCTCAGCCATTACTGATTTTAGGAATGGGAAAACTAGGAGGGTTTGAACTTAACTTTTCTTCTGATATCGACTTAATTTTTGCCTATCCTGAAAATGGATTTACGCAAGGTGGACGCCGAGAATTAGATAATGCACAGTTTTTTACCCGCTTAGGTCAAAAGCTTATTAAGGCTTTGGATCAACATACCATTGATGGCTTTGTCTATCGTGTTGATATGCGATTACGCCCTTTTGGTGAAAGTGGTCCTTTGGTAATGAGTTTTGCAGCACTGGAAGATTATTATCAAGAGCAAGGGCGCGATTGGGAACGCTATGCGATGATCAAAGCGCGTGTTCTAGGTGCTGAAAAGAAAGAATATTGCCAAGTTTTACGGCAAATGTTACGTCCTTTTGTTTATCGCCGTTATATTGATTTTAGTGTTATTCAATCACTTAGAAATATGAAATCCATGATCAGCCGTGAAGTCCGTCGTCGTGGCATGATTGATAACATAAAATTGGGCTCTGGGGGGATCCGTGAAATTGAATTTATTACTCAGGTTTTCCAGCTAATTCGTGGGGGAAGAGAGCCTGAGTTACAAAGTAATTCATTATTAACAGTGCTTAATGTCATCACTAAACTTGAGCTATTAACATCACAAGAAACCGCGCAACTAACTGAAAGTTATCTTTTCCTTCGTCGATTAGAAAACTTACTGCAATCTATTGGTGATCAACAAACCCAAACCTTACCAGAAAGTGAAGAAGATAAAGCACGGTTAACTTTTGCAATGGGATTTGATGATTGGGAAACGCTTTATCAAGAAATTAACTACAAGATGCAGGCTGTTTCCGTGATTTTCACACAATTAATTGGTGAAGAAGACGAGAACGATGATGAAGACGATATCTCTGAATTTAAGCGTCTTTGGTTACTTGGACGTTTGCCTGAAACGTCGTCATTATTTCATGAAACATTAACCATTGAAGCCCTTGAGGCGATAAATCAGACGTTGCAGAATTTTCGACAAGATATTGGCAAACGAACGATTGGGCCGAGAGGACGTGATGTTCTTGATGCCTTAATGCCAAAACTATTAGCTAAAATTTGCCAACAACCTCAAACTTTAGTGACACTACAACGCGTGACGCCTTTGTTATTAAGCATTGTGAGTCGCACAACGTATTTAGAGTTGATGCAAGAGTCGGATGAAGTTTTAACGCATGTTATACGGCTCTGTGCGGCATCTCCGATGATCGCAGAACAATTAGCGCTTCACCCTTTATTGCTAGATGAATTACTTGATCCTAATTCTCTCTATCAACCCCTGCCTTTAGATGCTTATCGTGATGAATTACGTCAATATTTATTACGTGTACCAGAAGAAGACGAAGAGCAACGATTAGAAGCATTACGTCAGTTTAAGCAGGCTCAATTACTCCGTATCGCCGCTGAAGATATTACTGGTGTATTACCAGTCATGAAGGTTAGCGACCACTTAACCTATTTAGCTGAAGCTATTATTCATGCTGTTGTTCATCAAGCTTGGTCATATATGGTGAAACGTTATGGTGAGCCTGAACATTTAGCTCATCGTGATGGACTGGGTTTTGCGGTGATTGGGTACGGCAAATTGGGGGGATGGGAGCTAGGATATAGCTCTGATTTGGACTTGGTTTTTTTATTAGATTGTCCAATAAATACAGTGACAACAGGGGCTAAACAGATTGATGCTCGCCAATTTTATCTGCGTTTAGCACAGCGTATTATCCATTTATTTAGTACCAGAACATCTTCTGGTGTGTTGTATGAAGTGGATGCGCGTTTACGTCCTTCAGGTGAATCTGGTATGTTGGTTAGTACTATTCAAGCTTTTGATGAATATCAGAAAAATGAGGCTTGGACTTGGGAACATCAGGCGCTAATTCGTGCCAGAATGATTTATGGTGATGATGAATTACAACAGATGTTTTCACGTATTCGTCATGAAACACTATGTCTTTCTCGTGATGCTGATGTGTTACAAAATGAAGTGCGTGATATGCGTAAAAAAATGGTGCAACATCTTGCACCAACACAAGCAGACAAATTTGATTTAAAAACTTCATCTGGCGGTATTACCGATATTGAATTTATCGCGCAATATTTAGTATTGCGTTTTTCTCACCAATACCCAGCTTTAACTCGTTGGTCGGATAATGTGCGTATTTTTGAGTTAATGGCAAAACATCAAGTGATGGATGAAGATGAAGCTCTCGCTTTAACACATGCTTATGTCACATTACGCAATGAATTGCATCATCTGGCGCTACAAGCATTACCTGCTATTGTGGATAATCATTGTTTTATCGCAGAGCGCGAGTGCGTATTAAAAAGCAAACTGAAGTGGCTCGGTGAACAAGAGTAATGGTTTGTTGGCATGAAGTCTTATGTGTATCTCTTTTTGCCTAACAAGTTATGGTATTATTTCGGCTTATTTTGAAAATAAATGTGGAGTATGGGATGAAAGTAACGCTGCCGGATTTTAATAAGGCCAATGTGTTGGTTGTCGGTGACGTCATGTTAGACCGCTATTGGTATGGCCCAACAAGTCGAATTTCACCAGAAGCCCCAGTGCCAGTGGTCAAAGTAGATACCACAGAAGAGAGACCAGGCGGTGCTGCAAACGTTGCAATGAATATTGCGTCTCTTGGTGCTAATTCGCGTTTAGTGGGTTTAACCGGTATTGATGAAGCCGCAAAAGCATTGAGCAATACATTAAATCAGGTCAATGTGCGTTGTGATTTTGTCTCTGTTGCGACACACCCAACAATTACAAAATTACGTGTTCTTTCTCGTAATCAGCAATTAATCCGTCTTGATTTTGAAGAAGGGTTTAGCAATGTTGATCCTCAACCTATTTATGAACGTATTCAGCAAGCATTACCTTCTATTGGTGCATTGATTTTATCAGACTATGCCAAAGGGGCGCTTTCTCATGTTCAAGAGATGATCCAACTGGCGAAAAAAGCGGGTGTCCCTGTATTAATCGATCCTAAAGGCTCTGATTTTGAACGTTATCGCGGTGCGACACTACTAACACCAAATATGTCTGAATTTGAACAAGTCGTTGGTGTTTGTAAAACGGATGATGAGCTGGTGGAGAAAGGCACTCAATTAGTTCGCGATTTAGATCTTGAAGCGTTGCTTATCACTCGCTCAGAGCGCGGAATGAGCTTACTTCGTGCTAATGAAGCCCCACTGCATTTACCAACACAAGCCCAAGAAGTTTATGATGTGACGGGGGCTGGTGATACGGTAATTGGTGTATTAGCAACCTCTTTAGCTGCTGGTAAATCTTTAGGTGAAGCTTGTTTCCTTGCTAATGCAGCAGCAGGTGTTGTTGTAGGTAAACTAGGAACATCCACTGTATCACCTATTGAGCTTGAAAATGCTATTCGTGGTCGTGCTGACAACGGCTTCGGTATGATGGAAGAAGAGCAATTAAAACAAGCTGTTGAATTAGCGCGTCAACGCGGTGAGCGTATTGTTATGACGAATGGTTGTTTTGATATTCTTCATGCAGGTCATGTTAGCTATTTAGCAAATGCACGCAAACTCGGTGATCGCCTTATTGTTGCTGTAAATAGTGATGCGTCTACTAAGCGCTTAAAAGGTGAAAGTCGTCCTGTTAATCCATTAGAGCAGCGTATGACAGTGTTAGGCGCTTTAGGTGCAGTCGATTGGGTTGTTGCATTTGAAGAAGATACACCACAGCGCTTAATTGCCTCTGTATTACCAGATATCTTAGTTAAAGGTGGCGATTATAAGCCTGAAGATATCGCAGGTAGCAAAGAAGTTTGGGCTGCTGGCGGCGAAGTAAAAGTGCTGAATTTTGAAGATGGTATTTCTACAACAAATATTATTAATGCGATTAAAAAGAAATAATGGCTAATTGATTTGCTGAGCCCATAAAATAACCCTGTGTCTTTGTGAGATACAGGGTTATTTCTTTATTACTAAAAAAAGTAATAAAGTGAATAGATTAAGCTTTATTTTCTGCTGGAGTTTCTACCTCAATTTCAACTTCTTCAACTTGGGCAACTTCAGCTTGAGGTTTTGCCTGCAGACCCGCTTCTAGCTCATTTAAACGTTGTTCTAAACGATTAAGTTTTTCACGAGTACGTAATAAGACTTGAGTTTGTACATCAAACTCTTCGCGATTGACTAAATCCAATTTGTTTAATTGAGATTGCAGAACAGTGCGGATTTTTTTATCAATATCATCACCAAAATCTTTAATGCCCTGTGGCAGAACGTTTTGGATTTGGCGCGCGACTTGTTCAAGTTTTTTCGGGTCCAACATGGGAAGTCCTCACAAATAAAATAGAAAGCTGAGGCTAAGTGTAATATGAGGACAGAGGGAATAAAACCAGATATCAAGATTATTGTTACTTTTTTATTATAAATAGTTAAATAACCGTACGTCATAAAATGATTATGTGATGAAACAAAGATTGTCGCCGATTGATGATTGCCTCTTATAATTTTAAAGCGTATAGTTTCACCGTTAATCTCAGGGCGGGGTGAAAGTCCCCACCGGCGGTAGATACTTGAAGATCCAAGTAAAGCCCGCGAGCGCTTTGTGTTGCCATTGTAATGCAAAGGTCAGCAGATCCAGTGTGATTCTGGAGCCGACAGTTAAAGTCTGGATGGGAGAGAATAAAATAGCATCAGTAGGATCATTGTATCCATTCCTGTTGTTTCTGCTTATATTTTTTATTAAGCAGAGATCCACTCCTAAGACTGCCCTGGTTCTGGTAACTTTCATTAATTATTGAGGTTTTTTTACCATGAATCAGACGCTACTTTCCGAATTCGGTAATCCATTTGAGCGTGTTGAACTTGCTCTAGAAGCCCTTCGTGCTGGTAAAGGCGTGATGGTGCTCGATGACGAGAACCGCGAAAATGAAGGCGATATGGTTTTCGCAGCAGAAACGATGACCACAGAACAAATGGCGATGTCTATTCGTCATGGTAGTGGTATTGTTTGTTTATGCATTACAGAAGAACGCCGTCAACAACTTGATTTGCCTATGATGGTGGAAAATAACACCAGTCATTTCCATACGGCATTTACAGTAACGATTGAAGCAGCACAAGGTGTAACAACCGGTGTTTCAGCATCTGATCGTTTAACCACAGTACGTGCAGCTGCTGCTGACAATGCAAAACCAAGTGATTTAAATCGTCCTGGTCACGTATTTCCATTACGTGCTCAGCCTGGTGGTGTGTTAACGCGTGGCGGGCACACAGAAGCGTCGATTGATTTAGCAACTTTAGCCGGTTTTAAACCAGTTGCAGTGTTATGTGAATTAACCAATGACGATGGCACGATGGCAAGAGCACCAGAAGTGATCACTTTTGCTAAAAAGCACAATATGCCTGTGTTAACTATTGAAGATTTAGTGGCTTATCGTCTTCGTGAGGAGAAAAAAGCTGGCTGAAATTAACATGTTATAACTGACACTGAAAACACACACACTTATTCAAGCCACTTAAGGAAACTTAGGTGGCTTTTTTCATATTTTTTGAATAACTATTTCATACTTCTTTGACTATATTTCAAGTAAGAAGGCGCTATGCTAACGCCATAAGATCACAAGCCATAAGAGGTGATTATGGACACAAAAATGATGCCAGCGCTGTTTATTGGACACGGTAGCCCAATGAATGTATTAGAAGATAATACATATACTCGCCTCTGGTCAAAATTAGGGGAAACGCTTCCTCAGCCTAAAGCAATTTTAGTCATTTCAGCCCATTGGTATACCGATGGGACTTATGTAACAGCAATGTCGCAACCAAAGACAATTCATGATTTTTATGGATTTCCACCAGAATTATATGCAATAGAATATCCAGCACGAGGCTCGATAAGTTTAGCTGCATTGATAGAAGATCTGATTGATCCAATTAAATTAAAACTCGATATGGACCAATGGGGATTAGATCATGGAAGTTGGGGAATACTCGAAAAGATGTATCCCAACGCAAATATTCCTGTTGTGCAATTAAGCATTGATGCACGCCAATCAGCGCAATGGCATTATGAATTGGGGCAAAAGCTGGTTGAATTACGTAAAGAAGGCGTCTTAATTATTGGTAGCGGTAATATCGTTCACAATTTAAGAATGATGGATTGGCAAAATAGCGATGCGACGCCTTATTCTTGGGCATTAGCCTTTAATGAGACAGTCGAAAACAGCTTACTAAGCGATAAGGTACCCGAAGCGTTATTTACGATTTTATCAACAGATGAAGGGCGATTAGCACATCCTACTCCTGACCATTTTTTACCTGCATTGTATCTATTAGGTTTAAAACAAGAGGGTGAAAAGGCAACAGTGCTGAATAATGATATTGTGAATAAATCGCTAAGCATGATGACGTTTCAAATTGGATAAAACTATCCAATAAAAACTAATTGATTTATAGAAGTGAAAGGCTAAATTCCTTTTATGGAATTTGGCCTTTTTTACTGATAACGAAACCTATTTTGAATAAAAAACACCTTACCGCTTATAAGCAATAAGGTGCTCAACATGATTTTAAGATTTCTATTAATCTAAAATAATATGTGGATAGAAGCGGGAGAGATCTTGAGTAATAAGCTCTCTATCTTCTCTAATACAAATACCTGCAGATTGGTCGTTAACCAGCCAGCTACCAATTAATGTATAGCTATCGCCAAATTTTGGCAGCGGATGGAAATCTTGAACAATAAAGCCTTCTTCACCGTAAGGACCATCTGCGACAGCAATATCTTTGCCGTTTTCAACAATACGAATATTTGCACCTTCGCGTGAAAACAGTGGCTTGATAACATAACGCGATAATGAATCAGGCGCTTTACCATCATAAAAATAAGCGGGTAGCAGATTTGGGTGATTAGGGAACATCTCCCAAAGCATTGGTAGTAATGCTTTATTCGAAATAATGCTCTTCCAAGAAGGCTCTAACCAACGAATACCTGCATCAGCCAGCTTCGTTGAGAAGTCTTCGCGGAACATAAATTCCCAAGGGTAAAGCTTGAACATATTGCTGATTATCTGATCTTGCAGATCAGTTAATTCACCACGTTCACCTAGACCCAGATCTTCAATAAAAACAAAATCAGTTGTTACTTGGGCTTCTTCAGCACAATCTTGTAGATATTGAACTGTGCCACGATCTTCTTCAGTATCTTGGCAACAAGACATATGCAGATAACGCATTCCGTATTGATCACGAAGCTCTGCAAAACGATCAATTAACTTCTCTTGAATACTATTAAATTGATCGGCATTTTGTGGTAAACGACCTGCATTGACTTGATCTTCAAGCCAGATCCATTGGAAAAAAGCAGATTCATACAGTGAAGTTGGCGTATCTGCGTTATTTTCTAACAGTTTTGCCGGGCTTTTACCGTCATATGCTAAATCAAGACGTGAATAGAGTGAAGGTTGAGACGATTTCCAAGAGTCGCGTACAAAATCCCAACAGTGACGAGGGATTTGAAAACGAGTCAGTAACTCTTCACTATTAGCCACTTTATCAGCGACTTGTAAGCACATCTGGTGCAACTCTTCCGTTGTTTCTTCTAACGTTTCAACCTCTTCCATTGAGAATTGATAATAAGCATCTTCAGACCAATAAGGCTCGCCATACATGGTATGAAAGTTGAAGCCAAATTCTGTTGCTTTTTCACGCCAATCTGGGCGTTCAATGATATTTTCGCGTTTCATGGTGTTAATTAACCACCTGAACGATAAGAAGATGAACCGGTTGAGCTACGGTTATTATTTGTTGCACTGGTACGTTGAGCCGCAGCTTGTCTTGATACCGTGTTACCGAAGCCACCACGAGTTACTGTTGAAGTTGTTGATGGTTTTGGTGTCATCGCTGTTTTGGGTACGTTCATTTGACGACCGCCAACCGCAGGGCCGTAGTTACGGCCTGTAGCATCCACGAATTTGCCATTTGCAGGGCTTGTTGGGTTACGCGAACTAAACAGAGGTTGTGCTGGTGCACCGCCACCCATTAGACGACCCATCATATAACCCGCCATTAATGGCATAAAGAAGCTACCACCGGAGTTAGCTTGAGCCATTTGTGAGCTGTCTGGGCTTAAATTATTGGCATTTTCAGTACTAACAGGCTGTCCATCAATAGATGCAGTTTGAGTACATTGTGCATCACCGAATTCAGCCACGCAGTCTTCTAATGTTGCGTATTTAGGTGCGGTACGCTGTGCTTCTTGCAATGCAGTGCGATAAGAGTCTTCACACTGTGCCGCCTGTGAAGGATTCGCTTGGGCACATTCTTGTGCGTTCATATACAGTGAAACTGTCTCATCGCTCTCTTCACATCCTGAAAGCGCGAATACAGCAGTGATGGCGATTGCAACAGGCGCCAGACGATAAGGGCGAAATGCTTTACGGAAAGCATCACGATTAATCGATTTGGTACGTTTCATTGGCATATTGATAAGATCCATAAAAGGTAAAACGTTCAAAATAAAAGCTAGGATAGGTTAAATAGTCTAGAAAATAAATAAGAAACGCCTAATCATCAGGGATAACCAGAAATTTGTGATCTTTATAAGGTTAAAGGTAATGAAATTAGGTAAATCCTCTCTTTTTAACCTAATTGTAATTAAGGTATTTGTTAATACAAGAATATAGATATTGTTGAGATCTTAATTTAATCCATAACACAATATCTTATGTGAAGAGAAAGCATAAAAAAAACCGCTTATCAGTTTATCGCTGAAAGCGGCTTTTTATAAGTGACTAACTTCTTAATTCACGATTAAGGCGCAACGTTAAGAGCAGGGCTTGTTAACGGGCGGATAATGCTGTCTGGTGAAGTTGAAATTTCTTCACCAAGTGCATTATTTAGTTGAATTAAGTCATTTTCATTTAATGTGCCACGAGCATATTCAATATTTAATTGGTTAATTAAATAGTCATAACGCGCGTTAGATAGTTTCTGTTTTGCATCATAAAGCGTTGTTGTGGCATTTAATACATCAACAATAGTACGAGTACCCACTTGATAACCCGCTTCTGTTGCATCTAATGAACTTTGTGCAGATACAACGACTTGTTGATAGGCTTTAATGCTACTGATCGATGCAGAAATATTGTTATAAGAAGAACGAGCGATTTGAACGATAGAACGATAAACCGATTCTAATTGTTCGCTTGCACTAGTAAAACCATATTGTGCTTGTTCAACTTGTGAACTTGTTCTGCCACCAGTATATAGAGGGATGCTAACAGACAAACCAATGCTATTTTGACCGCTATAGCTGTTGCTATGACCTGCTAATGCGTCTGGTCTATGGTCGTGACTATGGCTATTTGATACACCCGTTGATGCATTTAAATCTACGGTTGGTAAGTGACCTGATTGCGCTAAACGAATATTTTCACGCGCTAAATCTTGACCTAAACGAGCACTTAATAAACTTAAGTTACGCTCTTCAGCATCTTTTAGCAGTTTCTCAATAGAATCTGGTGAGGTTGTTGAAAAACGACCAATATTGAGTGAGGCAAGATTAATGTAATAGATACCACTTACTTGGCGTAGTTTTTCTAATGCATTATCTAATTGATTTCGGCCAGCCACTTCTTGTGCCAGTACGCTATCGTAATTTGCTCGCGCATTTTGTACGTCAGTAATTGCCACTAAACCTACGTTAAAGCGTTGAGTTGTTTGATCTAACTGACGGTAAACTTGTTCTTTTTGCGCTTCAATAAATGAGAGTGAATCGATAGCACGTAAGACATCAAAGTAAGCGGTCGCGGTGTCTAAAATCAGCTTTTGTTGACTTGTTTGATAAGTAACATCGCTCATGCCCGCTGTTTTTTCTTGAATGTTTAATTGACGCCATAAAGCCATGTTAAACACACTTTGAGTCAGCGTTAAACTTGCACCAATAGAATTAGATTCGGTATCTCTTGCATCACGGTAACCACTTTTATAATCTGCAGATGCACCTAATCCTAATTGGGGTAATAATGAGCCACGAGCTTCATTAATTTTTTCAAAAGCTTGATTTCGTTCAGCTAATGACTTGCGTAACTCAGGGTTACTGTCCTTTGCTTTTTGATAAACTTGAAGCAGATCCTCAGCCTGACTTGCAGTGCTGAATCCTGCCAAACTCATCGTGACCAAAAGAGAGAGCAGTTTTTTCATTTTAATTCCTTGTTGCAACAGTTTCGCTGAGTTGCCTCTGTTAATCTTGATTGGGGATAATTCTAGCAGATTGTTTCCCTAAGTAGGGGTAGCCATTTGTGCCATATCCTTTTATTTTAGATTAACTTTACATGAATTGTTGGCAAATTTCTTTAAATCTGTATTAAACGTAAGCAATAAAAAGACTCTTAAATGTAACTTAAGGAATATTGTATGAAGAAAAGGGAAAATATACCATTTTTATACGGTCGTGAAGATGTGAAATTGCTCAATCAGAGAGATTTATATAAAGGCTTTTTTCGCATGACCGAATATCGCTTTAAACATCGCCTTTTTGAAGGTGGATGGAGTGAAGAGGTTAAACGTGAGGTTTTTGAACGAGGCAATGCGGGGGTTTTGCTCGCTTATGATCCCAAACGTGATGAAGTGGTGTTAATTGAGCAAATTCGTATTCCTGCGTATGAAACCAGCGAGACACCTTGGTTGCTTGAAGTGGTTGCGGGGATGGTTGAACAAGGGGAAAGCCCTGAAGATGTTGTTAGACGTGAAGCCCAAGAAGAAGCGGGGGTTGTTGTTGGACGATGCGAACCTATTGTGAGTTATCTTTCAAGTCCTGGCGGTACGAGTGAAAGAATGCATGTCTATGTTGGCGAAGTTGATGCAACAACGGCAAAAGGCATTCATGGATTAGCATGTGAGAACGAAGATATTCGTGTTCATGTAGTGAGCAGAGAACAAGCCTATCGTTGGGTTGAAGAAGGCGTTATTGATAATGCAGCATCTGTTATTGCTCTGCAGTGGTTACAACTTCATCATATTGCACTAAGAGAGCGTTGGTCAGTAATTTAATGCACTAATCAATCCTTAAAGGATGTTTTTAGTAATATTATCAAGTAGAGTAACTATCTCTAAGTGTACGATATCAAATGAATTAAATTGTAAAATGAAGTGAAAAAAACGTGATTGAAAGCGAGAATATTTCTCACTAATCTTTTGAAATGTGTATTGGTTGGCAGATCTTTACTACGAAAATACGTTAACATAACGGCTAATGAGAGTGAAACAAGGAAACCTTTTGGAAAGCCAGCTTGAATTATCGGTGAAACATAAAAACACCGTAAGAATATTACAAATCACAGACACCCACCTCTTTGCTAATGTGGAAGACACTCTGCTGGGCATTAATACCTATCGTAGCTACCATGCGGTATTAAATGCGATTAGAGAGCAGAGTCTTGATGTTGACTTGATTGTTGCGACAGGTGATTTAGTTCAAGATCAAACCTTTGAAGCTTATCAGCATTTTGCTGATGGCATAGCGACGCTGACACCTCCTTGTGTTTGGTTGCCGGGTAATCATGACTATCAACCTGCGATGATTGATGCTTTAAATCAGGCAGGAATTTTGTCAGCTAAACAAGTGTTGATTGGTGATAATTGGCAGATGCTATTATTAGATAGCCAAATTCAAGGCGTTCCTCATGGTGAGTTATCAGATTGTCAGTTAGATTGGCTAACACGC containing:
- the nudF gene encoding ADP-ribose diphosphatase, producing the protein MKKRENIPFLYGREDVKLLNQRDLYKGFFRMTEYRFKHRLFEGGWSEEVKREVFERGNAGVLLAYDPKRDEVVLIEQIRIPAYETSETPWLLEVVAGMVEQGESPEDVVRREAQEEAGVVVGRCEPIVSYLSSPGGTSERMHVYVGEVDATTAKGIHGLACENEDIRVHVVSREQAYRWVEEGVIDNAASVIALQWLQLHHIALRERWSVI
- the cpdA gene encoding 3',5'-cyclic-AMP phosphodiesterase, which encodes MESQLELSVKHKNTVRILQITDTHLFANVEDTLLGINTYRSYHAVLNAIREQSLDVDLIVATGDLVQDQTFEAYQHFADGIATLTPPCVWLPGNHDYQPAMIDALNQAGILSAKQVLIGDNWQMLLLDSQIQGVPHGELSDCQLDWLTRCLESQKHRETIILLHHHPMPSGCTWLDQHSLRNSQELAERLKDHSQVKMMLCGHIHQEMDEMWNGIRLLATPSTCIQFRPHCTNFTLDTVSPGWRYLEMSLSSDEKGKIDTQVYRLAGTEFCPDLDADGY